The sequence below is a genomic window from Acidimicrobiales bacterium.
GGCGGTCGCCTGTGCGAGCGCGGCGCGCTGTCTCGTCACGGGCCTCACGGCGCGCTCGGAGGTCGACCGGCCGCGCCTGCTCGTCGCCGCGCTCGGCACCGCTGGCTGGCAGGAGGTCGACACCGCTGAGAGCAACGGCTACGTGGAGCGGCTCGCCTGCGCCGCCGCGGCGGAGTGCCTGCTCGTCGGCAACGACGGGGCGAGGACCTTCAACGCGGAGCTCAGCGACGCCGGCTTCCAGCCCCTCGTCGCACCCGTGCCGTAACTAGCGCCCTTCGGGAGGCTCGTCGACCTCGCGCCGCAGCGTCACCGACGAGCGCTCGGGGTGGTCGGGGTCGAGGCGGAGCTCGAGGAGCCGGTCCTCCGGCTCACCGGGGGCAGGCGCCACCGCGGCCGGCTTCTCGCGCCCTCCGTAGAGGACCTGGTCGACGGCGACCATCGCCTGCCCGAGGGCCTGGCCGACACCGGAGCGGACGACCTTGTTGGTGACCGTGGGGAGCGGAGGGGAGGGCTCGGGGGGGTCCTCCACGTCGGTCGTCATCAGCCAATCGATCCACTGCTCGCTCGTCCAGTCGTCGGCGTCGCCCGGCGGCTGCGGGGCGGGGGCCGGGTCGTCCATGTGCGAGACCGTACCGAGCGCGCGCCGCGGCCCGTGCCGCGGCCTCAGCCCGCCGCGCTCCCGCCCGCTCGGGCGCGCGCCGGGAGGCGGTCGAAGTAGCGGGAGAGGATGTAGCTCGGCACCGCGGCGACGGCGATGATCACGAGCGCGAAGGGGGCGGCCTGGCCGTAGGAGAGGTTCTGCTGATAGGCCCAGAACTGCGTGGCGAGGGTCTCGCTGCCCGTCGGGATGAGGATCAGCGTCGCCGTGAGCTCGGTCACCACCGACAAGAAGACGAGGCAGAAGGCGGCCCCGATCCCGGGCATCACGAGCGGGAGCGTCACCCGGCGGAGCACGGCGAGGCGGCCGACGCCGAGCGAGGCGGCGACCTCCTCGAGGCGCGGCGGGGCCTGCGCCACCGAGGCGCGCACGCCGACGAGGGCGAGCGGGAAGAACGAGATCGCGTAGGCGAGCACCAGCAGTGGCGTCGACTGGTAGAGGAAGCTGTTCGCGTAGTGCACGGAGAAGTACGAGATCGCGAGCGCCGTCACGAGGCCGGGGATGGCGAGGACGAAGAAGGTCGCCTTCTCGAGCACCAGGCGCAGGCGGTTGGGGTGGCGGACCGCGAGGAGCGCGACGGGGAGCGACATCAAGGTCGCGAGCAGCGCTGCGGCGGCGGCGTAGAAGGCGGTGTGCAGGCCCGCCGAGCCGAGCGAGGCGCCCTGCAGGGCGTGCGCTCCCCCTTCGAAGATCCAGTACACCGAGGAGCCCACCGGGACGCCGAGGGCGGCGACGACGAGCGCCGTGAAGGCGAAGAGGACCGGGGCGGTGGCCCGGCCGAGGCGCTGCGGGGCGACCACCCGCTGCACCCCGGGACCGCTCCGGGCGACAGACTGCTTGCCGCGCGCGAGGCCCTCGCCGAACAGCACGAACAGGCTCAACAGCACGAGGACGAGGGAGAGCGCGCAGGCGAGCGGCGCGTTGAAGCCGATCGAGAATTCGGTGAAGATCTCGGTCGTGAAGGTGTTGTAGCCGAGGATCTCGAAGGCCCCGTACTCGGCGAGGATCACCAGCGCGACGAGCAGGCAGCCGCCGAGGATCCCTCGTCGGGCCTGGCCGAGGGTGATGCGTAGAAATACCGAGAGCCGTCCCGCGCCGAGGCTGCGGGCGATCTCCTCCTGGCCGGGGTCGGCGCCGCGCAAGCTCGCCGCGACCGGCAGGTAGACGAGCGGGTAGACCGCGAGCGTCATCACGAGGACCGCGCCGCGGAAGCCCTCGACGACGCTCCACAGCGAGTTCCACCCGAAGCTCACGACGAAGTCGGGGATCGCG
It includes:
- a CDS encoding iron ABC transporter permease, with the translated sequence MTSIPSPVTSLPDPLEVLDDAVAGARPAPRPRLVLALSLLVAAALSLPLVFLLIEAAGSGVSEIARLIGRSLTLTLLWNTVRLVVVVTLLCAVVGTLAAYGVERTNLPGRRLFGVLLVVPFAIPDFVVSFGWNSLWSVVEGFRGAVLVMTLAVYPLVYLPVAASLRGADPGQEEIARSLGAGRLSVFLRITLGQARRGILGGCLLVALVILAEYGAFEILGYNTFTTEIFTEFSIGFNAPLACALSLVLVLLSLFVLFGEGLARGKQSVARSGPGVQRVVAPQRLGRATAPVLFAFTALVVAALGVPVGSSVYWIFEGGAHALQGASLGSAGLHTAFYAAAAALLATLMSLPVALLAVRHPNRLRLVLEKATFFVLAIPGLVTALAISYFSVHYANSFLYQSTPLLVLAYAISFFPLALVGVRASVAQAPPRLEEVAASLGVGRLAVLRRVTLPLVMPGIGAAFCLVFLSVVTELTATLILIPTGSETLATQFWAYQQNLSYGQAAPFALVIIAVAAVPSYILSRYFDRLPARARAGGSAAG